The following coding sequences are from one Tolumonas lignilytica window:
- the asnB gene encoding asparagine synthase B, protein MCSIFGILDIKSDAGALRKTALEMSKRLRHRGPDWSGVYSSDKAILVHERLSIVDPGNGAQPLYNPEHTHVLAVNGEIYNHKDLQKNLTVDFKFQTGSDCEVILALYKEKGPAFLDDLSGIFAFALYDAEQDAYLIGRDHMGIIPLYTGRDEHGNFYVASEMKALVPVCKTVAEFPPGHFLWSKNGPEPTQYYTRDWMEFSAVENNVTDKLALRDALEDAVKRQLMCDVPYGVLLSGGLDSSVISAITKRFAARRVEDDGKSEAWWPQLHSFAVGLEGSPDLAAARKVADALGTIHHDIHFTVQEGLDAIRDVIYHIETYDVTTIRASTPMYLMARFIKAMGIKMVLSGEGSDELFGGYLYFHKAPNAKEFHEETVRKLSQLHMYDCLRANKSMAAWGVEARVPFLDKEFMDVAMRLNPKDKMCGNGKIEKHIVRECFEHYLPKEVAWRQKEQFSDGVGYSWIDSLKALVEREVSDQMMEAAAYRFPINTPLTKEAYYYRSIFEEHFPLESAALCVPYGKSVACSTPAALEWDAKFKELADPSGRAVLDVHNDSLK, encoded by the coding sequence ATGTGTTCGATATTTGGTATTCTGGACATTAAATCCGATGCTGGCGCACTGCGCAAAACAGCACTGGAAATGTCTAAGCGTCTGCGTCACCGTGGTCCAGACTGGTCCGGCGTGTACAGCAGTGACAAAGCTATTCTGGTTCATGAACGTCTCTCCATCGTTGATCCAGGTAATGGCGCGCAACCTTTATATAACCCTGAACACACCCACGTATTGGCCGTTAATGGCGAGATCTATAATCACAAAGATCTGCAAAAAAATCTGACCGTTGATTTCAAATTCCAGACTGGTTCTGACTGCGAAGTTATTCTGGCGCTCTATAAAGAAAAAGGCCCAGCCTTTCTGGATGACCTGAGCGGTATTTTCGCTTTTGCACTGTATGATGCAGAACAGGATGCGTACCTGATTGGTCGTGACCACATGGGGATCATTCCTCTGTATACCGGTCGTGATGAACACGGTAACTTCTACGTTGCCTCTGAAATGAAAGCACTGGTTCCTGTTTGTAAGACCGTCGCTGAATTCCCACCAGGACATTTCCTGTGGAGCAAAAACGGCCCAGAGCCAACCCAGTATTACACGCGTGACTGGATGGAATTCAGTGCAGTAGAAAACAATGTCACTGACAAACTGGCACTGCGTGATGCGCTGGAAGATGCCGTAAAACGTCAGCTGATGTGTGACGTGCCGTATGGCGTACTGCTCTCCGGTGGTCTGGATTCATCCGTTATCTCTGCAATCACCAAACGCTTTGCAGCTCGTCGCGTCGAAGACGATGGTAAATCTGAAGCCTGGTGGCCACAACTGCACTCATTTGCAGTAGGTCTGGAAGGCTCTCCTGATTTAGCAGCTGCACGTAAAGTGGCTGATGCACTGGGCACCATTCACCACGACATCCACTTCACCGTGCAGGAAGGTCTGGATGCCATTCGTGATGTGATTTATCACATCGAAACTTACGATGTAACCACCATTCGAGCTTCCACCCCAATGTATCTGATGGCGCGTTTCATCAAAGCCATGGGTATCAAGATGGTACTGTCAGGCGAAGGTTCTGACGAGCTGTTTGGCGGTTACCTCTATTTCCATAAAGCGCCAAACGCCAAAGAGTTCCACGAAGAAACCGTGCGTAAGCTGAGCCAGCTGCACATGTATGACTGCCTGCGTGCCAACAAGTCTATGGCAGCATGGGGTGTCGAAGCGCGTGTACCGTTCCTGGACAAAGAGTTCATGGATGTGGCCATGCGTCTGAATCCGAAAGACAAAATGTGTGGTAACGGCAAGATCGAGAAACACATCGTTCGTGAATGTTTTGAACACTATCTGCCGAAAGAAGTGGCATGGCGTCAGAAAGAACAGTTCTCTGACGGTGTTGGTTACTCCTGGATCGACAGCCTGAAAGCACTGGTCGAACGTGAGGTCAGTGACCAGATGATGGAAGCAGCAGCTTATCGCTTCCCAATCAACACACCACTGACCAAAGAAGCCTACTACTATCGCTCTATCTTTGAAGAACACTTCCCACTGGAATCTGCAGCACTGTGTGTTCCTTACGGCAAGTCTGTCGCATGTTCAACACCGGCAGCACTGGAATGGGATGCGAAGTTCAAAGAACTGGCTGACCCATCAGGTCGTGCGGTACTCGACGTACACAACGACTCACTGAAATAA
- a CDS encoding CidA/LrgA family protein: MSAIRFVSHRILRITRDFLVILACFQAGKAISAILPFRFPDSILGMLLLFLLLNLQIVKLRWIEMGASILLKHMALLFIPVAVGLLGYMDTFMSALGTIMFNVFLGIVLIVFVVGRLFQRMNQ, translated from the coding sequence ATGTCTGCTATTCGCTTTGTCTCACACCGGATACTGCGTATTACTCGTGATTTTCTGGTGATCCTTGCCTGTTTTCAGGCTGGTAAGGCCATTTCTGCCATCTTGCCTTTTCGTTTCCCTGACAGCATCCTTGGAATGTTATTGCTGTTTTTGCTGCTGAATCTGCAAATTGTCAAACTTCGCTGGATTGAAATGGGTGCCAGCATTTTATTGAAACACATGGCTTTGTTGTTCATTCCGGTTGCCGTTGGACTGCTGGGTTATATGGATACCTTCATGAGCGCCCTTGGCACCATTATGTTTAATGTCTTTCTGGGTATTGTGTTAATTGTGTTCGTTGTCGGACGGTTATTTCAAAGGATGAACCAATGA
- a CDS encoding LrgB family protein, producing MMLYLALPLTILLYWLTRQLYQRIPLPFINPLLIPMVALMLLLHFGHIPLQQYMNGTWIINWLLKPAVVALALPLYQQMIHIKAKIKPIMICCSLSVVISILTSMVICRIMGIDEAITRSIATRSITTPLAMSVSESLGGIPSIAAAIVVIVGITGAVIGFPLLKLFGITDPQAQGLAMGGCSHAIGTAAAAERGATEGAFSSLALVVCGILTSLIAPLMFAIYGAIFGIH from the coding sequence ATGATGTTATATCTGGCCCTGCCGCTGACTATCTTGCTTTACTGGTTGACTCGTCAGCTCTACCAACGCATTCCGTTGCCATTTATCAACCCATTGTTAATCCCGATGGTTGCACTGATGTTGCTGCTGCACTTTGGGCATATACCACTCCAACAATATATGAATGGTACCTGGATCATTAACTGGCTGTTAAAACCTGCTGTCGTCGCCCTCGCCTTGCCGCTCTATCAACAGATGATTCACATCAAGGCCAAAATCAAACCCATCATGATTTGCTGTTCGCTCTCTGTGGTGATCAGTATTCTGACCAGCATGGTCATTTGCCGGATCATGGGGATCGACGAAGCTATTACCCGCAGCATTGCCACTCGCTCAATCACGACCCCGTTGGCAATGAGTGTCAGTGAAAGTCTGGGTGGAATACCGTCGATTGCGGCAGCTATTGTGGTGATTGTCGGTATAACAGGTGCGGTGATCGGTTTCCCACTGCTGAAATTGTTTGGGATCACCGACCCTCAGGCTCAGGGGCTCGCTATGGGGGGCTGTTCACATGCTATCGGCACTGCTGCCGCAGCAGAGCGAGGAGCGACAGAGGGTGCGTTCTCTTCTCTTGCTTTGGTCGTATGCGGGATTCTGACTTCACTCATTGCCCCACTGATGTTTGCCATCTATGGAGCTATTTTCGGCATACATTAA
- a CDS encoding DUF4250 domain-containing protein, producing the protein MDLSAYQRMDANILLGIVNEKLRLECADLGELLLRYDMSQDALSQKMSTIGYHYDEMSNQFKANH; encoded by the coding sequence ATGGATCTAAGTGCTTATCAACGAATGGACGCCAATATTTTACTTGGCATCGTAAATGAAAAACTGAGATTGGAATGTGCTGATCTGGGTGAATTATTATTGCGTTACGATATGTCGCAGGATGCACTGAGTCAGAAAATGTCCACTATTGGTTACCATTACGACGAAATGAGTAATCAGTTTAAAGCTAACCACTGA
- the hemH gene encoding ferrochelatase — translation MTEKQGIILVNLGTPSEATPAGVRAFLQAFLMDKRVVGIPHLLWWPILNGIVLPLRCKRVADAYQKIWLEQGSPLLVYSQQQQKALQALLGETAVVELAMTYGQPSLQDAWARLKAQSITRVLLLPMYPQYSSTTSASVSDAWFQIIAKEHQVPAYTFIDQHYRHASYISALADSIRREGFLTHPDDLLLFSFHGIPEQYALRGDPYPQQCQETAKLVAEVLGLSANQWHLSFQSRFGKQKWIGPYTDTLLRELPAQGNRRIYVVCPAFSVDCLETLEEIAVAGKETFMHAGGSFFRYIPALNAAPQYIQTLAALCQQWLSSGLN, via the coding sequence ATGACAGAGAAGCAAGGTATTATTCTGGTCAATCTAGGAACACCGTCTGAAGCCACACCGGCGGGTGTGCGGGCTTTTCTGCAAGCATTTTTGATGGATAAACGGGTAGTGGGCATTCCTCATCTGTTGTGGTGGCCCATATTGAATGGGATCGTATTGCCTTTACGCTGTAAACGAGTTGCAGATGCCTACCAGAAAATCTGGTTAGAACAAGGTTCTCCGTTGTTGGTATATAGTCAGCAGCAGCAAAAAGCCTTACAGGCTTTGCTAGGGGAAACTGCGGTGGTTGAATTGGCAATGACTTATGGCCAGCCATCGTTGCAAGATGCCTGGGCGCGTCTTAAAGCTCAGAGTATAACTCGTGTTTTATTATTACCCATGTATCCACAATATTCCTCTACTACCTCGGCTAGTGTGTCTGATGCCTGGTTTCAAATTATCGCTAAAGAGCATCAGGTTCCCGCATATACATTCATTGATCAGCATTATCGACATGCCAGCTATATCAGCGCACTAGCTGACTCTATCCGGCGAGAAGGTTTTTTAACGCATCCTGATGATCTTTTGTTGTTTTCTTTTCATGGGATACCGGAACAATATGCTTTGCGAGGTGATCCTTATCCCCAACAATGTCAGGAAACTGCAAAGTTGGTTGCTGAAGTTTTAGGGTTGTCAGCAAACCAGTGGCATCTGAGTTTCCAGTCTCGATTTGGTAAACAGAAGTGGATTGGGCCATATACAGATACACTGTTACGAGAGTTACCTGCTCAGGGGAATCGACGTATTTATGTGGTTTGTCCGGCATTTAGCGTCGATTGTCTGGAAACGTTGGAAGAGATCGCTGTGGCAGGAAAAGAAACCTTCATGCATGCGGGCGGCTCCTTTTTTCGTTATATCCCAGCACTGAATGCAGCGCCACAGTATATACAGACTCTTGCAGCCCTGTGCCAGCAGTGGTTGAGCTCGGGTTTGAATTAA
- the adk gene encoding adenylate kinase, whose protein sequence is MRIILLGAPGAGKGTQAQFLMDKYGIPQISTGDMLRAAIKAGTALGLQAKAVMDAGQLVSDELIINLVKERITQEDCKNGFLLDGFPRTIPQADAMKDAGIAVDFVLEFDVPDEEIVKRMSGRRVHAGSGRVYHVVFNPPKVEGKDDVTGEDLSIRPDDEETTVRKRLDIYHQQTEPLVGYYKNEAEQGRTRYNKIDGTQQVAAVSKQLAELLG, encoded by the coding sequence ATGCGTATCATTCTGCTAGGCGCACCAGGCGCAGGGAAGGGCACTCAGGCACAGTTCCTGATGGATAAATATGGTATCCCACAGATTTCTACCGGGGATATGCTGCGTGCTGCAATCAAAGCGGGCACCGCGCTGGGACTGCAGGCAAAAGCAGTAATGGACGCAGGTCAGTTGGTTTCTGATGAATTGATTATCAACCTGGTTAAAGAACGTATTACCCAGGAAGACTGCAAAAATGGTTTCCTGCTGGACGGCTTCCCGCGCACCATTCCACAGGCGGATGCGATGAAAGATGCGGGTATCGCGGTGGATTTCGTGCTGGAGTTTGATGTACCGGACGAAGAGATCGTGAAACGTATGAGCGGTCGTCGCGTACATGCTGGTTCAGGCCGTGTTTATCATGTGGTCTTTAATCCACCTAAAGTGGAAGGTAAAGATGACGTCACCGGCGAAGATTTGTCTATCCGTCCTGATGATGAAGAAACCACCGTACGTAAACGTCTGGATATTTATCATCAACAGACCGAGCCATTGGTTGGTTACTACAAAAATGAAGCGGAACAGGGTCGTACCCGTTACAACAAAATCGATGGTACTCAACAAGTCGCGGCTGTGAGCAAACAGTTGGCTGAATTGTTAGGCTAA
- the htpG gene encoding molecular chaperone HtpG: protein MTETVHMETHGFQTEVKQLLNLMAHSLYSNKEVFLRELISNAADAADKLRFKALSDSNLYENDGQLHVRLLIDKEQRTLTISDNGIGMTRDDAIQHLGTIARSGTKDFFQNLSGDQAKDSQLIGQFGVGFYSAFIVADKVTVISRVAGETADRAVRWESTGDGSFTVADVTKDTRGTDVILHLREEEKEFLDDWKLRSVIGKYSDHISIPVELWKEPEAAEGEDKPATEGAWEQVNRATALWTRSAKEIKEEEYKEFYKHVSHDYEEPLTWSHNRVEGNMEYTSLLYIPARAPWDMWNREQKHGLKLYVQRVFIMDDAEQFMPTYLRFVKGVLDSNDLPLNVSREILQDNKITAQLRKACTKRVLSMLEKMAKDDAEKYQKFWGEFGNVLKEGPAEDYANREEIAKLLRFASTQNDSNAQTVSLTDYVARMKEGQSKIYYIIADSYAAAKNSPHLELLRKKGVEVLLMWERIDEWLMNHLSEFDGKKLISVTSGDLELGDLEDEESRKQQEDATKANAGLIERLKSALGSEVQDVRVSHRLTETPVCAVTDAHGMSSQMMKLMKAAGQPVPEQKYILEVNPDHALIRHIADEQDEIRFKEWAMLLQEQAQLTEQGGLQDPASFVARMNRLLLG, encoded by the coding sequence ATGACCGAAACTGTTCATATGGAAACCCATGGGTTTCAGACTGAAGTTAAACAACTGTTGAACCTGATGGCACATAGCCTCTATTCCAACAAAGAGGTTTTCCTGCGTGAACTGATCTCGAATGCAGCAGATGCCGCTGATAAGTTACGTTTTAAAGCACTGTCTGACTCGAATCTGTATGAAAACGATGGTCAATTACATGTCCGTCTGTTGATTGATAAAGAGCAACGCACATTAACGATTTCTGATAATGGTATCGGGATGACCCGTGATGATGCTATCCAGCATCTGGGTACCATTGCACGTTCCGGTACAAAAGATTTCTTCCAGAACCTAAGCGGTGATCAAGCGAAAGATTCGCAATTGATTGGCCAGTTTGGTGTTGGTTTCTATTCTGCATTCATCGTGGCGGATAAAGTAACTGTTATCAGCCGTGTTGCGGGCGAAACTGCCGATCGTGCCGTTCGCTGGGAGTCTACCGGTGACGGCAGCTTCACCGTTGCCGATGTGACGAAAGACACCCGCGGCACCGACGTTATTCTCCACTTACGTGAAGAAGAAAAAGAGTTTCTGGATGACTGGAAGCTCCGTTCTGTCATCGGTAAATACTCAGATCACATCAGCATCCCGGTTGAACTGTGGAAAGAGCCAGAAGCGGCTGAGGGCGAAGACAAGCCTGCGACAGAAGGTGCCTGGGAACAGGTGAACCGAGCTACTGCACTTTGGACCCGTTCGGCTAAAGAAATCAAAGAAGAAGAGTATAAAGAGTTTTACAAGCACGTTTCTCATGATTATGAAGAGCCGCTGACTTGGTCGCATAACCGGGTTGAAGGCAACATGGAATATACCAGTCTGCTCTATATTCCGGCGCGCGCACCGTGGGACATGTGGAATCGTGAACAGAAACACGGTCTGAAATTGTATGTACAACGCGTATTCATCATGGATGACGCGGAACAGTTCATGCCGACTTACCTGCGTTTTGTGAAAGGGGTACTGGATTCTAACGATCTGCCTCTGAACGTCTCTCGCGAGATCCTGCAGGATAACAAGATCACCGCACAGTTACGTAAAGCCTGTACCAAGCGTGTATTGAGCATGTTGGAGAAGATGGCGAAAGACGATGCTGAAAAATACCAGAAATTCTGGGGTGAGTTCGGTAACGTATTGAAAGAAGGCCCGGCGGAAGATTACGCCAACCGCGAAGAGATTGCCAAACTGCTGCGCTTTGCTTCGACACAAAATGACAGCAATGCTCAGACGGTTAGCCTGACCGACTATGTTGCCCGCATGAAGGAAGGTCAGAGCAAGATCTACTACATCATCGCAGACAGCTATGCGGCAGCGAAAAATAGCCCGCATCTGGAATTGCTGCGCAAGAAAGGCGTTGAAGTGCTGCTGATGTGGGAGCGTATCGACGAATGGTTGATGAATCATCTTTCAGAGTTTGATGGCAAAAAACTGATCTCTGTCACCAGTGGTGATCTGGAACTGGGCGATCTGGAAGACGAGGAAAGCCGCAAGCAGCAGGAAGATGCGACTAAAGCCAACGCAGGTCTGATTGAGCGCCTGAAATCAGCGCTGGGCAGCGAAGTGCAGGATGTTCGTGTATCACATCGTCTGACCGAAACACCAGTTTGTGCGGTCACCGATGCGCATGGTATGAGCAGCCAGATGATGAAGCTGATGAAGGCAGCCGGACAACCCGTGCCAGAACAGAAATATATTCTGGAAGTGAATCCGGACCACGCGTTGATCCGTCATATCGCTGATGAACAGGATGAAATCCGTTTCAAAGAGTGGGCGATGTTGTTGCAGGAACAGGCGCAACTGACCGAACAGGGTGGGTTGCAAGACCCGGCCAGTTTCGTGGCACGAATGAACCGATTGTTGCTGGGTTAA
- the recR gene encoding recombination mediator RecR, with translation MKFSPLLDSLIRELQVLPGVGPKSAQRMAFQLLERERKRGLQLGQTLQRALTEIGHCQHCRTFTENTVCDLCANPKRAENGQLCIVETPADVAAIEQTHLYSGRYFVLMGHLSPLDGIGPKELGLDKLDELLQSDDWQEVILATNPTIEGDATAFYIASMAKRYQVKVTRIAHGVPVGGELELVDGTTLSHSLSGRRPLE, from the coding sequence ATGAAGTTTAGCCCGTTACTTGATTCTTTGATCCGTGAGCTGCAAGTGTTACCCGGTGTCGGGCCTAAATCTGCACAACGAATGGCGTTTCAGCTTCTGGAACGTGAACGCAAACGTGGTTTGCAATTAGGGCAAACGTTGCAACGGGCACTGACCGAAATCGGCCATTGCCAGCATTGCCGTACTTTCACCGAAAATACCGTGTGTGATCTTTGTGCCAATCCCAAACGTGCTGAAAATGGTCAGCTCTGCATCGTTGAAACACCGGCTGATGTGGCGGCTATCGAACAAACGCATCTTTATTCCGGTCGCTATTTTGTATTGATGGGACACTTATCGCCTTTGGACGGCATTGGCCCGAAAGAGTTAGGGCTGGATAAACTGGATGAACTGCTGCAATCCGATGACTGGCAAGAGGTAATTTTGGCGACCAACCCAACGATTGAAGGCGATGCAACGGCCTTTTACATTGCCAGTATGGCCAAACGGTATCAGGTGAAAGTCACCCGAATTGCGCATGGCGTGCCGGTCGGCGGTGAGCTGGAGTTAGTCGATGGAACGACATTGTCACACTCTTTAAGTGGTCGTCGTCCATTAGAGTAG
- a CDS encoding YbaB/EbfC family nucleoid-associated protein, giving the protein MFGKGGMGNLMKQAQMMQERMQKMQEEVAKMEVTGESGAGMVKITITGSHNVRRVAIDPSLLQDDDQEMLEDLIAAAFNDAVRRAEEQNKAKMAEITGGMQLPPGFKMPF; this is encoded by the coding sequence ATGTTCGGTAAAGGTGGAATGGGTAATCTGATGAAGCAGGCGCAGATGATGCAAGAGCGCATGCAGAAAATGCAGGAAGAAGTTGCCAAAATGGAAGTGACCGGTGAATCCGGTGCGGGCATGGTTAAAATTACCATTACCGGCAGTCATAACGTTCGTCGTGTTGCTATTGATCCGAGCCTGTTACAAGACGATGATCAGGAGATGCTGGAAGATCTGATCGCGGCGGCTTTCAACGATGCAGTCCGTCGTGCAGAAGAACAGAACAAAGCTAAAATGGCTGAAATCACCGGGGGTATGCAATTACCACCTGGCTTTAAAATGCCATTTTGA